The following are encoded together in the Kutzneria kofuensis genome:
- a CDS encoding amidase, with translation MAATAAVAVSPVGADGAPAPTLNAVTLDAATIPDLQARMAKGSLTAVRLTEAYLGRIHELEPKVHSIVFLDPTALSQARASDERRRSGRVLGPLDGIPVLLKDNIDTRDLPTTAGSRALLAAKPRRDAPLVHKLRDAGAVILGKTNLSEWANFRSTKSTSGWSGVGGQTNNPYVLDRNPCGSSSGSAVAVAASLAQVSIGTETDGSIVCPGGVNGIVGIKPTLGVVDGDGIVPISHEQDTAGPFARHVVDAAITLSVLAGKDYVPNATSLRGKRIGVWAMADIDAGVDKVMQHTVDTLRQAGATIVDVVPANQDEIGADELPALLTEFKHDLNAYLAMRPGVPQTLADLITFNRRDPVELSKFGQELFEQAQAAPPVTDPTYRQQRATATDLARRSIDDLIAADRLDAIIAPTNGPAWLTDYATGDVDLIGSSTPAAVAGYPDITVPAGFAGALPIGVSFMAGRNADARLIGLASAFERVSNARRAPTFLPTTP, from the coding sequence ATGGCCGCGACCGCTGCGGTGGCTGTCTCGCCCGTCGGCGCCGACGGCGCGCCGGCCCCTACCCTGAACGCCGTGACGCTCGACGCGGCGACGATCCCCGACCTGCAGGCGCGCATGGCGAAGGGCAGCCTGACAGCGGTGCGGCTGACGGAGGCGTACCTGGGGCGCATCCACGAGCTGGAGCCGAAGGTCCACTCGATCGTGTTCCTCGACCCGACGGCGCTGAGCCAGGCACGCGCCAGCGACGAGCGGCGGCGGAGCGGCCGCGTGCTGGGTCCCCTGGACGGGATTCCGGTACTGCTCAAGGACAACATCGACACCCGGGACCTGCCGACGACCGCCGGTTCGCGGGCGCTGCTGGCGGCCAAGCCACGGCGGGACGCACCGCTGGTGCACAAGCTGCGGGACGCGGGCGCGGTGATCCTGGGCAAGACGAACCTGTCCGAGTGGGCCAACTTCCGCTCCACGAAGTCGACGTCGGGCTGGTCGGGTGTGGGCGGCCAGACCAACAATCCCTATGTGCTGGACCGGAATCCGTGCGGGTCCTCGTCGGGGTCGGCGGTCGCGGTGGCGGCGTCGCTGGCGCAGGTGTCGATCGGCACCGAGACCGACGGGTCGATCGTGTGTCCCGGTGGTGTCAACGGGATCGTCGGCATCAAGCCGACTCTGGGCGTGGTCGACGGCGACGGCATCGTGCCGATCTCGCACGAGCAGGACACCGCCGGCCCGTTCGCCCGGCACGTCGTCGACGCCGCCATCACGCTGTCCGTGCTGGCCGGCAAGGACTATGTCCCGAACGCGACTTCGTTGCGGGGCAAGCGAATCGGCGTGTGGGCGATGGCCGACATCGATGCCGGCGTCGACAAGGTCATGCAGCACACCGTCGACACGCTTCGCCAGGCCGGCGCGACAATCGTGGACGTGGTGCCCGCCAACCAGGACGAGATCGGCGCCGACGAGCTTCCCGCCCTGCTCACGGAGTTCAAGCACGATCTCAACGCCTATCTCGCGATGCGGCCCGGCGTGCCGCAGACCCTCGCCGACCTGATCACGTTCAACCGGCGGGACCCGGTGGAGCTGTCCAAGTTCGGCCAGGAGCTGTTCGAGCAGGCGCAGGCCGCGCCGCCGGTCACCGATCCGACGTACCGGCAGCAGCGGGCCACCGCGACCGACCTCGCGCGGCGCTCGATCGACGACCTGATCGCCGCCGACCGGCTCGACGCGATCATCGCGCCGACCAACGGGCCGGCGTGGCTCACCGACTACGCCACCGGTGACGTCGACCTCATCGGCTCCTCCACGCCCGCCGCCGTGGCCGGCTACCCGGACATCACCGTGCCGGCGGGCTTTGCCGGCGCGCTGCCCATCGGCGTGTCGTTCATGGCCGGCAGGAACGCCGACGCACGGCTCATCGGCCTCGCCTCGGCGTTCGAACGCGTCAGCAACGCCCGGCGGGCGCCGACCTTCCTGCCCACGACACCGTGA
- the katG gene encoding catalase/peroxidase HPI encodes MGQTAPTVDGTPVREPRPRSPGRNPVSDKPDAVVGEMNDPSAGGCPVTGRFKHPTEGGVNSDWWPNQLNLKILRKHPAVANPMGEDFDYAAAFSTVDLDELARDVDAVLTTSQDWWPADFGHYGGLMIRMAWHSAGTYRIQDGRGGAGAGMQRFAPLNSWPDNANLDKARRLLWPVKQKWGRRVSWADLMIFAGNRALETMGFKTFGFAGGRADVWEPDEDVYWGPETTWLGDERYTGDRDLEQPLAAVQMGLIYVNPEGPNGNPDPLASARDIRETFGRMAMNDEETVALIAGGHTFGKTHGAAVADDHVGPEPEGAPLEEQGLGWKNSFGSGKGRDAITSGLEVTWTATPTRWSNGFFENLFGYEWELTKSPAGANQWKPKDGAGANTFPDPETGELTRTPTMLTTDLALRFDPIYGPISRRFLENPDQFADAFARAWFKLTHRDMGPIQRYLGPLVPQEELIWQDRVPAVDHELVDDADIAALKAQILGTSLSVSQLVSVAWASASTFRSSDKRGGANGARIRLEPQRGWEVNEPDNLAQVLRALEGVQESFNSAQTGGKKVSLADLIVLGGVAAVEQAAKAAGHDVTVPFTPGRTDASLEQTDVESFAALEPAADGFRNYRGKGNRLPSEYLLVDRANLLNLSAPEMTVLVGGLRVLGANYQQSPLGVFTANVGSLTNDFFVNLLDMGVQWRKGSDEETYEGVDAAGDVKWTGSRVDLVFGSNSELRAVAEVYASDDAGEKFVADFVRAWAKVMDLDRYDVA; translated from the coding sequence ATGGGCCAGACTGCTCCGACGGTCGACGGCACTCCCGTCCGCGAGCCGCGCCCCCGAAGCCCTGGAAGGAATCCCGTGTCCGACAAGCCCGACGCCGTTGTTGGCGAGATGAACGACCCCAGCGCAGGCGGGTGCCCGGTGACCGGGCGCTTCAAGCACCCCACCGAGGGCGGCGTCAACAGCGACTGGTGGCCCAACCAGCTCAACCTGAAGATCCTTCGCAAGCACCCGGCCGTCGCCAACCCGATGGGCGAGGACTTCGACTACGCCGCGGCGTTCTCCACCGTCGATCTCGACGAGCTGGCCCGCGACGTGGACGCCGTCCTGACCACCTCGCAGGACTGGTGGCCGGCCGACTTCGGCCACTACGGCGGCCTGATGATCCGGATGGCCTGGCACAGCGCCGGCACGTACCGCATCCAGGACGGCCGCGGCGGCGCGGGCGCCGGCATGCAGCGGTTCGCGCCGCTGAACAGCTGGCCGGACAACGCCAACCTGGACAAGGCGCGCCGGCTGCTGTGGCCGGTCAAGCAGAAGTGGGGCCGCCGCGTCTCCTGGGCGGACCTGATGATCTTCGCCGGCAACCGCGCACTGGAGACCATGGGCTTCAAGACCTTCGGCTTCGCCGGCGGCCGCGCGGACGTGTGGGAGCCCGACGAGGACGTGTACTGGGGCCCGGAGACCACCTGGCTGGGCGACGAGCGCTACACCGGCGACCGCGACCTGGAGCAGCCGCTCGCGGCCGTGCAGATGGGCCTGATCTACGTCAACCCCGAGGGCCCCAACGGCAATCCGGACCCGCTGGCCTCGGCCCGCGACATCCGCGAGACCTTCGGCCGGATGGCGATGAACGACGAGGAGACCGTCGCGCTGATCGCCGGCGGCCACACGTTCGGCAAGACGCACGGCGCCGCCGTCGCCGACGACCACGTCGGCCCCGAGCCGGAGGGCGCGCCGCTGGAGGAGCAGGGCCTGGGCTGGAAGAACAGCTTCGGCTCGGGCAAGGGCCGCGACGCCATCACCAGCGGCCTGGAGGTCACCTGGACCGCCACGCCGACCCGGTGGAGCAACGGGTTCTTCGAGAACCTCTTCGGCTACGAGTGGGAGCTCACCAAGAGCCCGGCCGGCGCCAACCAGTGGAAGCCGAAGGACGGCGCGGGCGCGAACACCTTCCCGGACCCGGAGACCGGTGAGCTCACCCGCACGCCCACCATGCTCACCACCGACCTGGCGCTGCGCTTCGACCCGATCTACGGGCCGATCTCGCGCCGCTTCCTGGAGAACCCGGACCAGTTCGCGGACGCCTTCGCGCGGGCCTGGTTCAAGCTGACGCACCGCGACATGGGCCCGATCCAGCGCTACCTCGGCCCGCTGGTGCCGCAGGAGGAGCTGATCTGGCAGGACCGCGTGCCGGCCGTTGACCACGAGCTGGTCGACGACGCCGACATCGCCGCCCTCAAGGCGCAGATCCTCGGCACCAGCCTGTCGGTGTCGCAGTTGGTGTCCGTCGCGTGGGCGTCGGCGTCCACGTTCCGTAGCAGCGACAAGCGCGGCGGTGCCAACGGCGCCCGGATCCGCCTCGAGCCGCAGCGCGGCTGGGAGGTCAACGAGCCCGACAACCTGGCGCAGGTGCTGCGTGCGCTGGAAGGCGTGCAGGAGTCCTTCAACAGCGCGCAGACCGGCGGCAAGAAGGTGTCCCTGGCCGACCTGATCGTGCTCGGCGGCGTCGCCGCGGTGGAGCAGGCCGCCAAGGCCGCCGGCCACGACGTGACCGTGCCCTTCACGCCGGGCCGGACCGACGCGTCGCTGGAGCAGACCGACGTCGAGTCCTTCGCCGCGCTGGAGCCCGCCGCCGACGGCTTCCGCAACTACCGCGGCAAGGGCAACCGGCTGCCGTCCGAGTACCTGCTGGTCGACCGGGCCAACCTGCTCAACCTGAGCGCGCCCGAGATGACCGTGCTGGTCGGCGGCCTGCGGGTGCTCGGCGCCAACTACCAGCAGTCCCCGCTGGGCGTGTTCACGGCCAACGTCGGGTCGCTGACCAACGACTTCTTCGTGAACCTGCTCGACATGGGCGTGCAGTGGCGCAAGGGCTCCGACGAGGAGACCTACGAGGGTGTCGACGCCGCCGGCGACGTCAAGTGGACCGGCAGCCGCGTCGACCTGGTCTTCGGCTCCAACTCCGAGCTGCGGGCCGTCGCCGAGGTGTACGCCAGCGACGACGCCGGGGAGAAGTTCGTGGCGGACTTCGTGCGGGCCTGGGCAAAGGTCATGGACCTGGACCGGTACGACGTCGCCTGA
- a CDS encoding 3-hydroxybutyrate dehydrogenase, protein MQPLDGRTALVTGAGSGIGRACAEALAAAGAKVLVVDIDGDSAREVAGRVGGTAHVVDLAEPRQIEELPADVDIVVNNAGIQTVAPVHEFPPDRFALIQQVMLTAPFLLARRCLPHMYANRWGRLVHVSSVHGVRASPFKAAYVAAKHGIEGLSKVIALEAAPFGVTSNCVAPGYVRTPLVAGQIDDQAARHGIDPDQVVADVFLQRSAIKRLIEPSEVAALVTWLCGDEAGYLTGASLPIDGGWTAS, encoded by the coding sequence ATGCAGCCACTCGACGGGAGAACCGCCCTGGTCACGGGGGCGGGCAGCGGCATCGGCCGGGCCTGCGCGGAGGCGCTGGCGGCCGCCGGCGCGAAGGTGCTGGTCGTCGACATCGACGGGGACTCCGCCCGGGAGGTCGCCGGCCGGGTCGGCGGCACCGCCCACGTCGTCGACCTGGCCGAACCCCGGCAGATCGAGGAGCTGCCGGCCGATGTCGACATCGTCGTGAACAATGCGGGAATTCAGACCGTCGCGCCGGTCCACGAGTTCCCGCCCGACCGGTTCGCGCTGATCCAGCAGGTGATGCTGACCGCCCCGTTCCTGCTGGCCCGACGCTGCCTGCCGCACATGTACGCCAACCGCTGGGGCCGGCTCGTGCACGTCTCCAGCGTGCACGGGGTGCGGGCGAGCCCGTTCAAGGCGGCGTACGTCGCGGCCAAGCACGGCATCGAGGGCCTGAGCAAGGTCATCGCCCTCGAGGCCGCGCCCTTCGGCGTGACCAGCAACTGCGTCGCCCCCGGCTACGTGCGCACGCCGCTGGTGGCCGGCCAGATCGACGACCAGGCGGCCCGCCACGGCATCGACCCCGACCAGGTCGTCGCCGACGTGTTCCTGCAGCGCTCGGCGATCAAACGGCTGATCGAGCCGAGCGAGGTGGCCGCGCTGGTCACGTGGCTGTGCGGCGACGAGGCCGGCTACCTCACCGGCGCCAGCCTGCCGATCGACGGCGGCTGGACCGCGTCCTGA
- a CDS encoding MFS transporter: MTETLSPRRERIARVVTASLIGTTVEWYDFFLYGSAAALVFNKVFFPTADPLTGTLLAFATYAIGFGARPLGGLVFGHFGDRLGRKRLLVLSLLMMGGATFLMGVLPSYASFGVGAPLLLTALRLVQGFALGGEWGGSVLIVAEHGSDRHRGFWASWPQAGAPGGNLLATAVLAVLAAVQSEQDFASWGWRIPFLLSGLLVAIGLWIRVRIEETPVFQAVADEPERTPVVTVLRTQWREVLVAMGARMGENISYYVITSFILVYVVEALKLPKSTALNAVLIGSAVELVAIPLWGALSDRVGRRPVYLFGAVGMALWVFAFFAILDVRSTWAIVSATTVALVLHGAMYGPQAAFFSELFGTRVRYSGSSIGYQLASILAGGLAPLIATALLAAFASAVPVAVYVAAGALISVLAVTVSRETTGRSLDS; the protein is encoded by the coding sequence ATGACCGAAACCCTGTCCCCGCGAAGAGAACGCATCGCCCGCGTCGTCACGGCCAGCCTGATCGGCACCACCGTGGAGTGGTACGACTTCTTCCTCTACGGCTCGGCCGCGGCCCTGGTGTTCAACAAGGTCTTCTTCCCGACGGCCGATCCGCTCACCGGCACGCTGCTGGCGTTCGCCACGTACGCGATCGGCTTCGGCGCCCGGCCGCTGGGCGGCCTGGTGTTCGGCCACTTCGGCGATCGCCTGGGGCGCAAGCGACTTCTCGTGCTGAGCCTGCTGATGATGGGCGGCGCGACGTTCCTGATGGGCGTGCTGCCGAGCTACGCGTCGTTCGGCGTCGGCGCGCCGCTGTTGCTGACGGCACTGCGGCTGGTGCAGGGATTCGCGCTGGGCGGCGAGTGGGGCGGGTCGGTGCTGATCGTCGCCGAGCACGGCAGCGATCGGCACCGCGGCTTCTGGGCGTCGTGGCCGCAGGCCGGCGCGCCGGGCGGAAACCTGTTGGCCACGGCGGTGTTGGCGGTGCTCGCGGCCGTGCAGTCCGAACAGGACTTCGCGAGCTGGGGCTGGCGGATCCCGTTCCTGCTCTCGGGTCTGCTGGTGGCGATCGGGTTGTGGATCCGGGTGCGGATCGAGGAGACGCCGGTGTTCCAGGCGGTCGCCGACGAGCCGGAGCGGACGCCGGTGGTGACGGTGCTGCGTACGCAGTGGCGCGAGGTGCTGGTGGCCATGGGCGCGCGGATGGGCGAGAACATCTCGTACTACGTGATCACGTCGTTCATCCTGGTCTACGTCGTGGAGGCGCTGAAGCTGCCCAAGTCCACCGCGTTGAACGCCGTGCTGATCGGGTCGGCGGTGGAGCTGGTGGCGATTCCGTTGTGGGGCGCGCTGTCCGACCGGGTCGGGCGCCGTCCGGTGTACCTGTTCGGCGCGGTCGGCATGGCGCTGTGGGTGTTCGCGTTCTTCGCCATCCTCGACGTGCGGTCGACGTGGGCGATCGTGTCGGCGACGACCGTGGCACTCGTGCTGCACGGCGCGATGTACGGGCCGCAGGCGGCGTTCTTCTCGGAGCTGTTCGGGACGCGGGTGCGGTATTCGGGGTCGTCGATCGGCTACCAGCTGGCGTCGATCCTGGCCGGCGGGCTGGCCCCGCTGATCGCGACGGCGTTGCTGGCGGCGTTCGCGTCGGCCGTGCCGGTGGCGGTGTACGTCGCGGCCGGGGCGCTGATCTCGGTGCTGGCGGTGACCGTTTCGCGCGAGACGACGGGCAGGTCGCTGGATTCCTGA